The Streptomyces sp. HUAS MG91 sequence ACGACGTGCTCGGCCTCGGCGACGTCCGCGTCGAGGCCCGCGAGGAAGGGGTCATCCCCATGACCGACGCCCGCTTCGCCCGCCGGGTCGGCCGGAGCACCTTCAGGATCGGCGCGGCCGGCGGCGCCACCCGCCCCGCGACCGGCTACACCTTCGCCACCATTCAGCGCCAGACCGCCGCGATCGCCACGGCCCTGCTCGCCGGACGCGACCCGGCACCGCCGCCCCCGCACTCCAAGCGGTCGATGGCCATGGACGCGGTCCTGCTGCACGGCCTGGACAGCGGCCGCATCGACGGAGCGGCCTTCTTCACCCGCCTCTTCTCACGGGTGCCCATGGAGCGCCTGCTGCGCTTCCTCGACGGCGACACCGCCCTGCACGAAGACCTCTCGATCGGACTCAACAGCCCGGTCGTGCCCCTGCTGCGCAGCGCGGTGGAACTGCCCGCCCGCCCGCTGCGGCCCGCCCCCACACCCTGACCGCCCGGGCCCGGAGGAGAACCCATGCCCACGATGCGCGATGCCGCGCTCGCCTCGGCTTTCGACCACGCCGCGCGCACCTACGACACCCTCGTGCGCGCCAATCCCGGCTACCACGCCCATCTACGCCGCTCGGCACGCCGCCTGGGCCTGCCCGCACAGGGGCGCGGTCTGCGGGTGCTGGACCTGGGCTGCGGAACGGGGGCGTCCACCGCCGCGCTGCTGTCCGTGCTGCCCGAAGCGGAGATCACCGCCGTCGACGCCTCCGCGGGCATGCTGGAGCGGGCCGAGGCGAAGGACTGGCCGTCCAGCGTCACTTTCACCCACAGCCCGGCCGAACACCTGGCCGAGGCGGGGATCGAGGGCGGCTTCGACGCCGTGTTCGCCGCCTATCTGTTCCGCAACACGGCCGACCCCGACCGCGTCCTGGCCTCCGTACGGGACGTGCTCGCCCCCGGCGGCCGGGTGGCCGTGCACGAGTACACCCTCAGCGGCCGCCGTCACCACCGCGCGCTCTGGTCGGCGGTCTGCGCCGGACTGCTGCCCGTCACCACGGCGCTTGGGGACGGCGCCCTCTACCGGCATCTGTGGCGCAGCGTCGTCGAGTTCGACACCGCCGCGCTCTTCGCCCGCCGGCTGACGGCCGCGGGCTTCTCCCGGGTCGCGGTCCTGCCGCTGCCCGGCTGGCAGACCGGCATCACCCACACCATCGTCGGCCAGGTGCCGCAGGAGAGGACCCGAGGATGAAGCGCCACCCGCAGGCGCCGCCGCAGGCACGCGACCGCCGCGCGGCGCACATCCCGGCCGCGCCCGGAGCGTCCCGGGTCACCGACCCCGCCCCCACGACGGCCGTGGTCGGCGGCGGGATCGCGGGACTCGCCGCCGCCGTGGCACTGGCCGAACGCGGCGTGCGCGTCACCCTCTTCGAGCGGGAGGCCACGCTCGGCGGGCGGCTCGCCGGGTGGACCACCGAACTGGCCGACGGCTCCACGGCCACGATGAGCCGTGGCTTCCACGCCTTCTTCCGCCAGTACTACAACCTGCGGGCCCTGCTGCGGCGCACCGATCCGCACCTGGAACGGCTGACCGCGCTGCCCGACTACCCGCTCTGGCACGCCGACGGCCTGCGGGACAGCTTCCGGCACGTCCCGCGCACCCCGCCGTGGAGCGCCCTCGGCTTCGCCCTGCGCAGCCCCACCTTCACCCTTCGCGACCTTCCCCGGATCAACGCGCGGGCGGCCCTCCCGCTGATGGACGTCAGCGTCCCGGAGGTCTACGACCGGCTGGACGGCGTCAGCGCGCACGACTTCCTGCACGCCATCCGATTCCCCGAGGCCGCCCACCACTTGGCGTTCGAGGTGTTCTCCCGGAGCTTCTTCGCCGACCCGCGCCGGCTCTCGGCCGCCGAGATGGTGCTGATGTTCCACATCTACTTCCTCGGCTCGGCCGAGGGCCTCCTCTTCGACGTGCCCGACGACCCCTTCCCGACCGCCCTGTGGGACCCGCTGGCCCGCTACCTCGAGGAGCGCGGCGCCGACATCCGCGTCGCGCAGCCGGTCGACCGTCTCGCCTCGTCCTCCGACGGCGGGTTCACCCTCACCGCCGGGTCGCACACCGGGCACTACGACGCCTGCGTCCTCGCCCTCGACACGGGCGGTCTGCAACACCTGGTCCGCGACAGCCCCGACGTCGCCGACGCGTCGTGGTACGCCCGGATCGCGCGACTGCGGACGGCCCCCTCCTTCCTCGTCTCCCGGCTGTGGCTCGACCGGCCCGTCGCCGCCGACCGCGCGGGATTCCTCGGGACCAGCGGCTACGGCACCCTGGACAACGTCAGCGTGCTGGAGCGCTGGGAGAACGAGGCACACCAGTGGTTCCGCCGCACGGGCGGCTCGGTCGTGGAACTCCACGCCTACGCCCTCGACGGCCTCGTCGACCGGGCGACCGAGGAGAAGCGGCTCATCGACCAACTGCACCAGGTGTATCCGGAGACCCGCGCGGCACGCATCGTCGACGCCCGCCACGAGTGGCGCGACGACTGCCCGATGTTCGCGGTGTCGGGGTACGGGGACCGGCCCACGGTCCGCACCTCCAACCCCCGCCTCATGATCGCGGGCGATCTGGTCCGCACCGATCTGCCGGTGGCGCTGATGGAACGCGCCGCGACCAGCGGCATGCTCGCCGCCAACGCGCTGCTGCGCCAATGGCGGGTGCGGGGACACGAGTTGTGGACGGTACCCCTGCGCGGGCGCGATCCACTGCTGCGCCACCTCGCGCGCTGGAGCGCGGGACCACGACGGGGGAGGTCCGCACATTCCCCGAGGTGACGGGTCCGCTCGTCTCAGGGGGTCAGCACGATCCGGCCGAACACCCGGCCCTCGTCCATCGCCCGGTGGGCGGCCGCCGCCCGGTCCAGCGGCAGGACCTCGTGCACGACCGTCCGCAGCTCCCCGCGCGCGGCGGCGGCGAACTGGGCCGCCCGCACGGCCTGCCGGTCCGGGCCCGGCACGGTGTCGGAGCTGAAGGTGGCGAACGACAGTGACGAACGGAAGGCGTCGATCAGCCGCATGCCGAAGTCCTCGGGAGGCTGTCCGCCGACCACGCCGACGGCGACACAGCGCCCGTTCGGCCGCAACATGTCCAGGAAGTCGGGCAGTTGCGGCCCCGCGACGACATCGATCACCACGTCGAAGCCCTCGAGCGCCTCGTCCCCGCCGGAGACGGCCCCGGAGCGGTCGAGGACATGGGTCGCACCCAGCTCCCGCAGGCGGGCCCCACGCTCCGCCGACGAGGTGGTGACCGCCACCGCGCCCGCGCCGCCCCGGGCCGCGAGCTGCACCGCCGTGACCCCGATGCTGCCCGCCGCACCCCGTACGAGCACCGCGTCGCCCGGCGTGAAACGGGCCCGCTCCAGGGCGAAGTGGGCGACCACACCGGAACCGCCGAGCGTCACCGCGTCGGCGCCGCCGAGGCCGTCCGGCAGCGCCAGTACGTCGTCGACCGAGGCGACCGCGTGCTCGGCGTACCCGCCGGACAGCCCCGTGAAGGCCCAGACACGCCGCCCGGACCACCCGGCGTCCACGCCCTCTCCCACGGCGGTGACGCGCCCCGCGACCTCGCTGCCCGGAAGGTGGCCCTCGCGGAAACCGTAGGCGGCCAAGGTGCCCCGGCGGATCACCGCGTCCGCGCCGCCCACCCCGATCGCCTCCGTCGCGATCCGCACCTGCCCCGGGCCGGGCACCGGCTCGGGCACATCGACGACCTCCAGCCCGTCCGGCTCGCCGAACGTCCTGATGACCACTGCTTTCATCGCTGCTCCTCGGGGTGGGTGACGGGCGGGCCGCCGCCGGAATGCTGAGATGGCGGGGCGGCGGCACCACCGTCGGACCGTAGGGGACACCCACCTCCGCTCGACCGAAGTGAGAGACGATGACCGGCGAATTGCCTCGGACCGCGCGCTCCGACGCCCGCGACAACCGGGCCCGCGTCCTGGCGGCCGCCCGCGCGGTGTTCGGCGAGAGAGGCCTGGGCGCGCCCGTGCGCGAGGTGGCCCGGCGGGCGGGCGTGGGCCCCGCCACGCTCTACCGGCACTTCCCGGCCAAGGCCGACCTGATCACGGAGACCTTCGCCGAGCAGCGGCGGATCTGCCGCGCCGCCGTCCGCGACGCCCTGGCCGACCCGGACCCCTGGCACGGCTTCCGCACGCTGATCGAGCAGGTTTGCGAACTCCACGGGCACAGCCTGGGCTTCGCCGACGTGTTCATGGCGGCGTTCCCCGAGGCCATGGACTTCGCCGCCGACCGGGAACAGACCCTGCGCGCGGTCACCGAACTGGCCCGCAGGTCCCAGCGGAGCGGCGACCTCCGCCCCGACTTCGTCATCGACGACCTGATCCTCATGCTCATGGCCCACCGCGGCCTGCACGACACACCCCGCGCCGCACGCGTCGCGGCCTCCCGCCGCTTCGCCGCGTACGTGATCGAGGCGTTCCGCGCCGTACCGGGGACGGCCGCGCCCGTCACGCTGCCGCCGCCCCCGCACCTGCGCGGCGCCGGACCTCAGCGCACGGGAAAGCCGAAGGAGTAACCCTTCTTCTTGAGCTCGGGCAGGACCTGGCGCAGGGCTTCGACCGTCTGGGTACGGTCGCCGCCCGCGTCGTGGAAGAGGACCGTCGGCCCGTTGGGCAGCTCCTGTTCCACGGTGGCGACGATGGCGGCCGTTCCCGGGCGCTCGAAGTCCTTGGTGTCCACGTTCCAGCCCAGCGGGCGCATACCGCGGGAGGCGGCGAGCTTGCGGCTGTACGGGGTGAAGGCCCCGCCGGGCGCCCGGTAGTACATCGGCCGTACCCCGCCGGACGCCTCGGTGATCATCCGCTCCGCGTCGAGGATCTCCTGCGACTGGTAGGCGTCGGGCCGCTTGTCCATCGCGGTGTTGTGCGACACGGTGTGGTCGCACAGACGGTGCCCGGCCGCGACGACCTTCTTGACGAGATCCGGGTGGGCCTGTGCCTGGGTGCCCACCATGCAGAAGGTCGCCTTCACCCCGTACTCCTTGAGCACGGCGAGTACTTGAGGCGTCCACTCGGGGTCGGGGCCGTCGTCGATGGTGATGTTCACCCCGCGGGGCCCCGCGTCGGAGGCGTGCGCGATGCTCACCGCGACCGCCTTCGGAACCTTGCCCCGCGCGGTGGCGCTCGCCCTCGGCGCCGTCCCGTTCGCCTCGCCCGCCTGCGCGGTCCACACCGAGACGCCCCCGGCGAGCACGGTCACCGCGAGCGCCGCCCCCACCACTCTGCTGTTCCAGCTCTGCCCGCCGCTCCGCCGTGCCATGTCCGTTCCTCCCGCGCCGTGCCTCACCGATGCCGCTGATGTCGCGGCCACTTGGCAGGACGAGTGGGAGGGGGCCGCGGATCCGTCCGTTACCGATCACGGACAATTCCGCAGGCGTTCGCGGACACAGGGGCGGTGCGCCGGGTGCGGGCGCGTCGTGGCTGGTCGTGCGGTTCCCCGCGCCCCTGAGGCGCGCCTCTTCCGGCGGGATGCCCGCACGAGGTGCGCACCTCCGGGGCGCGGGAAATCGCGCGACCAGCCCCCCACCGGAGCCGCAGATTGGCGGAGACGAGGTGGCCGACTCATGGGCCGGGATTAGGATGTGGCGCTTGCCCGGCCCCCGGGCCGGGCGGGTTCAGGCAGACCTGGAACGGAACGCCCACGCTCCCGGGAATGCGCGGCCCCCGACGTCAGGACCCGATGCCAGCCACGCGTGCGAACGCCGAAGTCGGCCTGCTCGAAGCGGAGATGAGCGACCGGCCCGAGGGCATGGCCCTCTTCACCGGAGGATGCGCCGCACCGCCGCGCACCCTCGTGGACCTGCTCGACGCGACAGTACGGGCGCACCCCGACGAGCCCGCCCTCGACGACGGCACCCGCCAACTGACGTACCGCGCACTGGCCGCCGCCGTGGAACACCTACGGCGCGGACTCGACGCGGCCGGGGTCGGGCACGGCGACCGCGTCGGCATCCGCCTCCCGAGCGGCACGAACGAGCTGTACGTGGCGATCCTCGCGGTCCTCGCCGCCGGCGCGGCCTACGTGCCGGTCGACGCCGACGACCCCGACGACCGCGCCGAGCTGGTCTTCGGCGAGGCGGGGGTCAGAACCGTCATCGGCGCCGGACACCGCTTCACGGTGGACAAACCCGCGGACGTG is a genomic window containing:
- a CDS encoding class I SAM-dependent methyltransferase, with protein sequence MPTMRDAALASAFDHAARTYDTLVRANPGYHAHLRRSARRLGLPAQGRGLRVLDLGCGTGASTAALLSVLPEAEITAVDASAGMLERAEAKDWPSSVTFTHSPAEHLAEAGIEGGFDAVFAAYLFRNTADPDRVLASVRDVLAPGGRVAVHEYTLSGRRHHRALWSAVCAGLLPVTTALGDGALYRHLWRSVVEFDTAALFARRLTAAGFSRVAVLPLPGWQTGITHTIVGQVPQERTRG
- a CDS encoding FAD-dependent oxidoreductase, producing the protein MKRHPQAPPQARDRRAAHIPAAPGASRVTDPAPTTAVVGGGIAGLAAAVALAERGVRVTLFEREATLGGRLAGWTTELADGSTATMSRGFHAFFRQYYNLRALLRRTDPHLERLTALPDYPLWHADGLRDSFRHVPRTPPWSALGFALRSPTFTLRDLPRINARAALPLMDVSVPEVYDRLDGVSAHDFLHAIRFPEAAHHLAFEVFSRSFFADPRRLSAAEMVLMFHIYFLGSAEGLLFDVPDDPFPTALWDPLARYLEERGADIRVAQPVDRLASSSDGGFTLTAGSHTGHYDACVLALDTGGLQHLVRDSPDVADASWYARIARLRTAPSFLVSRLWLDRPVAADRAGFLGTSGYGTLDNVSVLERWENEAHQWFRRTGGSVVELHAYALDGLVDRATEEKRLIDQLHQVYPETRAARIVDARHEWRDDCPMFAVSGYGDRPTVRTSNPRLMIAGDLVRTDLPVALMERAATSGMLAANALLRQWRVRGHELWTVPLRGRDPLLRHLARWSAGPRRGRSAHSPR
- a CDS encoding zinc-binding dehydrogenase, which produces MKAVVIRTFGEPDGLEVVDVPEPVPGPGQVRIATEAIGVGGADAVIRRGTLAAYGFREGHLPGSEVAGRVTAVGEGVDAGWSGRRVWAFTGLSGGYAEHAVASVDDVLALPDGLGGADAVTLGGSGVVAHFALERARFTPGDAVLVRGAAGSIGVTAVQLAARGGAGAVAVTTSSAERGARLRELGATHVLDRSGAVSGGDEALEGFDVVIDVVAGPQLPDFLDMLRPNGRCVAVGVVGGQPPEDFGMRLIDAFRSSLSFATFSSDTVPGPDRQAVRAAQFAAAARGELRTVVHEVLPLDRAAAAHRAMDEGRVFGRIVLTP
- a CDS encoding helix-turn-helix domain-containing protein; protein product: MTGELPRTARSDARDNRARVLAAARAVFGERGLGAPVREVARRAGVGPATLYRHFPAKADLITETFAEQRRICRAAVRDALADPDPWHGFRTLIEQVCELHGHSLGFADVFMAAFPEAMDFAADREQTLRAVTELARRSQRSGDLRPDFVIDDLILMLMAHRGLHDTPRAARVAASRRFAAYVIEAFRAVPGTAAPVTLPPPPHLRGAGPQRTGKPKE
- a CDS encoding polysaccharide deacetylase family protein encodes the protein MARRSGGQSWNSRVVGAALAVTVLAGGVSVWTAQAGEANGTAPRASATARGKVPKAVAVSIAHASDAGPRGVNITIDDGPDPEWTPQVLAVLKEYGVKATFCMVGTQAQAHPDLVKKVVAAGHRLCDHTVSHNTAMDKRPDAYQSQEILDAERMITEASGGVRPMYYRAPGGAFTPYSRKLAASRGMRPLGWNVDTKDFERPGTAAIVATVEQELPNGPTVLFHDAGGDRTQTVEALRQVLPELKKKGYSFGFPVR